One window of the Babesia microti strain RI chromosome IV, complete genome genome contains the following:
- a CDS encoding tryptophanyl-tRNA synthetase (overlaps_old_locusTagID:BBM_III06830), with protein sequence MYRPYHIITICILNIHSAVDFSACFIGKLSKYSTYAKHIDKCCLKREESLPVTETIISGVQPSGKLHLGNYFGCIYPCLKAQENRKKINFMIANLHSITSAKNLLEIAQNSDVLSISKQALAISLACGLNPSEGTRFFYQSQIANILKLNWIIACLVSANKIQGLLRLRNAKFISLGLVCYPVLMSSDILSIRATKVIANKDQTPHVELARFIAKKLNSFLGKEFFPLTEIDTSESSSIMSLSKPTEKMSKCETDEHSRIDLLDPPEVVFSKIRDSVTDSVRGLSIEPEKRPGVTNLIRIYSKCSGIAQDTAIRDFSDAGFIEFKRSVAEVVIEFLRPIQQRYNEIIKDSQYLDKVANDGVEHINSISDEVIKVFDWLF encoded by the exons ATGTATAGGCCTTACCACATAATCACAATTTGCATATTAAATATCCATAGTGCAGTTGATTTTTCAGCATGTTTCATAGgaaaattgtcaaaatattcAACTTATGCCAAACACATCGATAAATGTTGTTTAAAGCGAGAGGAATCTTTACCTGTTACAGAAACTATCATTTCTGGAGTACAA CCCTCAGGGAAACTCCATTTGGGCAATTATTTTGGTTGTATTTATCCGTGTTTGAAGGCACAGgaaaatcgcaaaaaaattaacttcATGATAGCCAATCTACACTCCATTACCAGCGCTAAAAATCTCCTGGAAATTGCCCAGAATTCAGACGTATTGAGCATAAGCAAACAGGCACTAGCAATAAGTCTGGCATGTGGTCTAAATCCATCAGAAGGCACTCGATTTTTTTACCAATCGCAAATAGCcaatatattgaaattgaacTGGATCATAGCATGTCTAGTCTCAGCAA atAAGATACAGGGGCTTTTGCGTCTAAGGAATGCAAAATTCATATCGTTAGGATTAGTGTGTTATCCAGTCCTA ATGTCATCTGATATATTGAGTATAAGGGCCACCAAAGTTATTGCCAATAAGGATCAAACCCCTCATGTTGAATTAGCAAGATTTATCGCCAAAAAGTTGAATTCATTTTTGGGTAAAGAATTTTTTCCACTAACCGAAATAGATACTTCAGAATCGAGCAG CATCATGTCCCTATCTAAGCCTACGGAAAAAATGTCGAAATGCGAAACAGATGAGCATTCCAGAATTGATTTACTAGATCCACCTGAAGTGGTTTTTAGTAAGATTAGAGACTCGGTCACTGATTCTGTGAGAG gGTTGTCAATTGAACCGGAAAAGCGACCGGGTGTCACAAATCTGATTAGAATTTACAGCAAATGTAGTGGTATAGCACAGGATACGGCAATTCGTGACTTTTCCGATGCGGGATTCATCGAATTCAAGCGCTCAGTTGCAGAAGTAGTTATTGAGTTCCTAAGACCAATTCAGCAAAGATacaatgaaattattaagGATAGTCAATATTTGGATAAGGTAGCTAATGATGGGGTGGAGCacataaattcaatttctgATGAAGTGATCAAAGTTTTCGATTGGTTGTTCTAA
- a CDS encoding hypothetical protein (overlaps_old_locusTagID:BBM_III06835) has product MADFGFDPQLSAREMRKIKYYERMFAKLDSREIKRQNSDEKSKAPNHSKSWSDHSPTKSSSNSRASTINNTSDSTTDFSIDTTIIKTEPTRLNQNIHSDCQDGDWNYSYKRDITGIGNASGATLASTITTFTSDIVGENKWVKGIAKKKSRSQKREKSLREESTDAISKRPDSTEMCDYNYAVGDYKCENPCENYQKIEQYEIPEKLQKITQSSYVNNKLTTTTHDDTAFSFTPLTTSIPFIDDIQNINGLHSNTEGDGLKDQTNSFQEYTVRKCESMLNICPKLVISLPKIEAEQSSFKDVCNDAVFENNLDPTAIFSHSYSFSLLCDPRKLSFTSHLLARLKNITSPPTGNDL; this is encoded by the coding sequence ATGGCTGATTTTGGTTTCGACCCTCAATTGAGTGCTCGGGAGATGCGGAAGATCAAGTACTACGAACGAATGTTTGCCAAATTAGATTCTAGAGAAATTAAACGCCAAAATTCAGATGAAAAATCTAAGGCTCCTAATCATTCTAAGAGTTGGTCTGACCATTCTCCCACTAAATCGTCATCAAACTCTCGTGCCAGCACTATCAACAATACTAGCGACAGCACTACTGATTTCAGCATAGATACCACCATCATCAAAACTGAACCTACAAGATTGAACCAGAATATACATTCTGATTGCCAAGACGGTGATTGGAATTACTCTTATAAGCGGGATATCACTGGTATTGGCAATGCCAGTGGAGCCACCCTCGCAAGTACAATTACCACTTTTACCTCTGATATAGTTGGGGAAAATAAATGGGTAAAGGGTATTGCAAAGAAGAAATCGCGTAGCCAAAAAAGGGAAAAATCACTCCGGGAAGAATCTACAGATGCAATTTCAAAGAGACCCGACTCCACGGAAATGTGCGATTATAATTACGCAGTTGGTGACTACAAGTGCGAGAATCCATGtgaaaattatcaaaagaTTGAACAATACGAAATACCCGAAAAActtcaaaaaataacacaatcTTCTTATgtaaacaataaattaactaCTACAACACATGATGATACTGCCTTTTCATTCACCCCTCTTACAACAAGCATCCCCTTCATAGACgatatacaaaatataaatggTTTACATTCTAACACTGAAGGAGATGGGTTAAAGGACCAAACCAATAGTTTCCAGGAGTATACAGTTAGAAAATGCGAATCGATGCTCAACATATGTCCAAAGTTAGTCATTTCCCTACCAAAGATAGAGGCAGAACAATCCAGTTTTAAAGATGTATGCAATGACGCAGTTTTCGAGAACAACTTGGATCCAACGGCTATTTTTTCCCATTCCTATTCCTTTAGTCTGCTGTGTGACCCGAGGAAGCTCTCTTTCACATCGCACCTCCTAGCTCGacttaaaaatattaccaGTCCACCTACTGGTAACGATTTATGA
- a CDS encoding hypothetical protein (overlaps_old_locusTagID:BBM_III06840), translating to MQNLLLHSLFISLSLFLLPHLSDQIDVISSSEIVDGVIVCVDGREYEIFPIGIESEDVKKDFNHRHISSNIKECDRFSLKSNGNNQPERNIDYVKLGNSLVKPSQNEAIKQLWNVRTPSKSVDIYVSTNGGNKLNELSFAINDKGQFEFTSKSNFLDINFISSTDQTPQNISAPIKTTTGINVDVDRGTTSDRGDITADNKTGEMKIDPPKADTEHSPLDGTSQDKPKGETEVTNINADETKTTDTISNVDKDPGAVILAQNTTPSAPESEPTSSLPATVPRAGSVIGPGHEFSKTDYDTNPTKSLIGLTRPVTTDVSNKKQYHMNVGNGGRVPLYLDKIENWDTRISSTFKDNGENFSIDSDELTIGDVFCGVLKVAPLKGEVKRSVRLEYIDDKKKLTIESVMKDDRKISKIFELLPDGSVNYEKNNMLWKSAVTISKNTNSVLSDLGDISSSSALSHVDNNDNVAQGKDENIDLLDPDVLSVKEREIDILDTGTLSKTFKIKNFGNIYCYYTLEPNASVIKMGQDVLHERIMAKEIHICIKSTIGVKLVRLALLSTEGNRWKVLYYIKKSNQRGFVQKIEEIPPEPSFAHISYSSKYLDASKLPTSIELVDAPILDNVWDLWPGSVLNLDKFPIPLGMAQKKNSSDNKNVSFYYESLDEFRTKSIKIIRFDSFEHSITGNFKLYHVEVLFSSVPRSIILFKTDGLSTAFEVYRENDKNGFMLVRDAYKLDEFIIDHPLMADHSYHYGRPKGKVLDVLNNTSIGAESLDGFYTFKKIDRKIIYLFKNDGPEIKIRFGPNEMALHPNLRNKRVMVLPSLTAGGDTTVTYQYIKGNRSTILTYQFYSRADEQIFNQVKPREPIGYTVTNSVGAHGHMNSRVKYSYNMAYSFPNNASFFNPMSKLLYRVDLNLNASKLPEHVSRVNNADGGRESHGTFKSSSNDFVIGKFIAGNIHVSVKPGESSKRIDYKIKDGIKEFNVVSIVDWNVVQQKFKETAKDSGVFIRA from the coding sequence ATGCAGAATCTGTTATTACACTCGTTGTTTATTAGCTTATCGCTGTTTCTCTTACCACATCTCTCGGATCAAATAGATGTGATTAGCTCCTCCGAAATTGTTGATGGTGTTATTGTTTGTGTGGATGGCAGAGAGTATGAAATATTCCCTATTGGAATAGAAAGTGAAGATGTTAAAAAGGATTTTAACCACCGGCACATTAGTTCTAACATAAAGGAATGCGACCGCTTCTCTTTAAAGTCCAATGGGAACAATCAACCTGAAAGAAATATTGACTATGTAAAACTGGGCAACTCTTTGGTCAAGCCGTCACAAAATGAAGCTATTAAGCAGTTGTGGAATGTAAGAACACCCTCTAAAAGTGTAGATATTTATGTTAGCACGAATGGAggaaataaattgaatgagTTGTCCTTTGCAATAAATGACAAGGgacaatttgaatttacATCAAAGTCTAACTTTCTCgatatcaattttatctcCAGCACTGACCAAACGCCGCAAAATATATCCGCGCCAATTAAAACCACTACTGGTATTAATGTTGATGTGGATAGAGGTACTACAAGTGATAGGGGAGATATTACTGCGGATAACAAGACAGGTGAAATGAAAATTGATCCACCAAAGGCAGATACCGAACATTCGCCTCTAGATGGAACCTCACAAGACAAACCTAAAGGAGAAACAGAAGTAACAAATATCAATGCTGACGAAACTAAAACAACCGATACTATTAGTAATGTAGACAAGGATCCAGGTGCGGTTATTTTAGCACAAAATACAACTCCATCTGCGCCTGAATCTGAACCCACTTCTTCCCTACCGGCAACTGTCCCCAGAGCAGGCTCCGTCATTGGCCCTGGACATGAATTCAGTAAAACAGATTATGACACCAATCCCACAAAGTCACTAATAGGGCTTACTAGGCCAGTTACAACAGATGTTTCAAACAAAAAACAATATCACATGAATGTGGGAAATGGAGGCAGGGTCCCGTTGTACCTGGACAAAATCGAAAATTGGGACACTCGCATTAGCTCTACATTTAAGGATAATGGAGAAAATTTTAGCATAGATAGCGACGAGCTAACAATTGGCGATGTGTTCTGTGGAGTGTTAAAGGTTGCGCCATTAAAGGGCGAGGTGAAGCGGTCGGTGCGCCTGGAGTACATTGACGATAAAAAGAAGCTGACAATAGAGTCTGTGATGAAAGACGACAGGAAAATCAGCAAAATCTTTGAATTATTGCCAGATGGGTCTGTAAATTACGAAAAGAATAACATGTTATGGAAGAGCGCTGTGACAATTTCTAAAAACACAAATTCGGTGTTAAGTGATCTTGGCGATATATCCTCATCGTCCGCCTTATCCCATGTTGATAATAATGACAATGTAGCGCAGGGGAAGGACGAAAATATCGATTTGCTAGATCCCGACGTCTTAAGCGTCAAAGAGAGGgaaattgacattttaGACACCGGTACACTATCCAAAACCTTtaagataaaaaattttggtaaCATATACTGCTACTACACCTTAGAGCCGAATGCAAGTGTAATCAAAATGGGCCAAGATGTCTTACATGAAAGGATCATGGCCAAAGAGATTCACATCTGTATCAAATCAACAATCGGGGTCAAGTTGGTGCGTTTGGCCTTACTTTCAACTGAGGGCAATAGATGGAAGGTgctttattatataaagaAATCAAATCAAAGAGGATTTGTTCAGAAGATTGAAGAGATTCCACCAGAACCTTCATTTGCTCACATTTCATACTCTTCTAAGTATCTGGACGCATCAAAATTGCCAACATCTATAGAATTGGTGGATGCCCCGATCTTAGACAATGTATGGGATTTGTGGCCAGGTTCTGTTCTAAATCTGGACAAATTTCCTATTCCATTGGGTATGGCGCAAAAGAAAAACTCTAGCGACAACAAGAATGTGAGTTTTTACTACGAGTCCCTAGATGAGTTTAGGACTAAATCCATAAAGATAATAAGGTTCGATTCCTTTGAACATTCCATCACAGGTAATTTCAAGCTTTACCACGTCGAGGTTTTGTTTTCTTCTGTGCCTCGAAGTATAATTCTTTTCAAAACAGACGGGCTGTCTACGGCGTTTGAGGTATACCgtgaaaatgataaaaatggcTTCATGCTGGTTAGGGATGCATATAAGTTGGATGAGTTTATCATTGATCATCCTTTGATGGCGGACCATTCGTACCATTACGGCAGGCCTAAAGGGAAAGTCCTAGATGTGTTAAATAATACTAGCATCGGGGCCGAGTCGTTAGACGGTTTTTACACCTTCAAGAAGATTGACcgtaaaattatatacctATTTAAGAACGATGGACCAGAGATAAAGATCCGATTTGGGCCCAATGAAATGGCACTGCATCCTAATCTGCGAAATAAGCGTGTTATGGTGTTACCCAGTTTAACAGCCGGCGGGGATACAACTGTTACCTACCAATATATCAAGGGAAATAGGTCTACCATCCTGACCTATCAGTTTTATTCGCGTGCAGATGAACAAATCTTTAATCAGGTGAAGCCGCGTGAACCTATAGGTTACACCGTGACGAATAGTGTTGGTGCACATGGGCACATGAATAGCAGAGTAAAGTACTCCTACAACATGGCCTATTCCTTCCCCAACAATGCATCCTTTTTTAATCCTATGTCCAAGTTACTATACAGGGTagatttgaatttgaatgCGTCAAAGCTACCTGAACACGTGTCTAGAGTAAATAATGCAGATGGTGGAAGAGAATCGCATGGCACATTCAAAAGCTCTTCCAACGATTTTgtaattggtaaatttatcGCAGGAAATATACACGTGTCAGTTAAACCGGGAGAAAGCTCCAAGAGGATTGACTACAAGATCAAAGACGGGATTAAGGAGTTTAATGTAGTGTCTATTGTAGACTGGAATGTAGTACAGCAGAAGTTTAAGGAAACAGCTAAAGATTCTGGCGTTTTCATCCGGGcttag